A region of Lacinutrix sp. Hel_I_90 DNA encodes the following proteins:
- a CDS encoding putative LPS assembly protein LptD: MAIQKPSHTLAKIHLKALHTNRFHILFALSFTVLINTFGFSQVDGGKETIKVPAEEEKETTLKPQDTLTLDTAGLVPKPPVVETDSIKTDSIKPKPALLQDIVTYNAKDYTTFNRKEQKMYMYNEAKITYQDMEITAGIIVIDYTKNEVYAGRLKDSLGAYSQKPVFKQGAQVVEPDSIRFNFNSEKALIWNSVTEESGGTIISELTKKENDSVYFVKNAKFTTAKDLEDPEYYLLMNRAKIVPGSKVITGSTQMFIYNVPTPIIVPFAFFPLSKKQTSGVIFPSFGDNDRGYFLQNGGYYFAISDYIDLAVLGDYYTNGSYGLRFENRYKKRYKFNGNLAFRFENLINSERGFPDYSKTNIYNLRWSHAQDTKSNPNSRFSASVNLGSSSYYQQSVNQVNAASFLNNTLASSISYSKTFQGEPQVNMSVTATHSQNTQTESINMTLPTLQASVGRVYPFAPKFGSKKGILQNINLQYNVRGENRITTTDSLFFKKEMFDDALIGVKHSIPLTTNFKVFNYFSVSASTNFDETWTLNTVDRFYDPETNKTITEDLKGFDAYRTYNFTSSIGTTIYGLFNFEKKGQDKKIKAIRHVMRPSVSYNINPAFDKYYDTFEVTDINGNPIEEREFSRFEGSLYGAPNKTYSSSIGLALGNNIEAKVRDRDSTKTEPKKIIILNNLNFSTSYNLAGDSLRISPVRMTGGTQLFQNKMNVNFGATLDPYALDNNNRRVDKFNIDNGGSLFRLTSANLTLGYSLSSKGKNGEDRTSDRSRNETLQSGGRDDDLFGRSQDFADQQFGDKEEEEEVPSDLYNAKIPWTLRLAYAVNYSNTTRQNEISSHSLMFSGDIDIAPRWTVGASSGYDFKNKGFSYTQLRFERDLLSWRMNFSWIPFSARTSWNFFIGIKSSILKDLKYEKRRQPDQRL; the protein is encoded by the coding sequence TTGGCAATTCAAAAACCGAGCCATACTTTAGCAAAAATACATTTAAAAGCATTGCATACAAACAGATTTCATATACTTTTTGCCCTAAGTTTTACAGTGCTTATCAACACTTTTGGCTTTTCTCAAGTCGACGGCGGGAAAGAAACCATAAAAGTTCCTGCTGAAGAAGAAAAAGAAACTACTTTAAAACCACAAGATACACTCACCTTAGATACCGCTGGTTTAGTTCCAAAACCACCTGTTGTAGAAACAGACTCTATTAAAACAGATTCTATAAAACCAAAACCTGCATTATTACAAGATATCGTTACTTATAACGCAAAAGATTATACCACTTTTAATCGTAAAGAGCAGAAAATGTATATGTATAATGAAGCTAAGATTACCTATCAAGACATGGAAATCACTGCAGGAATTATTGTTATAGATTATACTAAAAATGAAGTCTATGCCGGACGCTTAAAAGATTCGTTAGGTGCCTATTCACAAAAACCTGTCTTTAAGCAAGGTGCTCAGGTAGTAGAACCAGATTCGATTCGTTTTAATTTCAATAGTGAAAAGGCTTTGATCTGGAATAGTGTTACAGAAGAAAGTGGCGGCACAATTATTTCTGAACTCACTAAAAAAGAAAACGATTCCGTTTATTTTGTAAAGAATGCCAAATTTACCACCGCTAAAGATTTAGAGGACCCGGAATATTATTTATTAATGAACCGTGCTAAAATTGTTCCTGGATCAAAAGTGATAACAGGATCAACACAAATGTTCATTTATAACGTTCCAACGCCTATTATAGTACCTTTTGCTTTTTTTCCATTAAGTAAAAAACAAACATCGGGAGTTATTTTTCCAAGTTTCGGTGATAATGACAGAGGTTATTTTCTTCAAAATGGCGGGTATTATTTCGCGATTAGTGATTATATAGATTTAGCTGTTTTAGGTGATTATTATACTAACGGGAGTTATGGCTTGCGCTTTGAAAATCGCTATAAAAAGCGTTATAAATTCAATGGTAATTTGGCCTTTAGATTTGAGAATTTAATTAATAGTGAGCGTGGTTTCCCCGATTATTCCAAAACAAATATTTATAATTTGCGTTGGTCGCACGCTCAAGACACAAAGTCTAATCCTAATTCTAGATTTTCGGCCTCTGTTAACCTTGGTAGTAGTAGTTATTATCAACAATCAGTAAATCAAGTTAATGCTGCCAGTTTTTTAAATAATACATTAGCCTCTTCCATTTCCTATTCTAAAACTTTTCAAGGTGAGCCACAAGTGAATATGAGTGTAACAGCGACCCATTCACAAAACACACAAACCGAAAGTATTAATATGACCTTACCTACATTGCAGGCTAGCGTAGGTCGTGTGTATCCCTTTGCGCCTAAATTTGGTTCTAAAAAAGGGATTCTTCAAAATATAAACTTACAATATAATGTAAGAGGTGAAAATAGAATAACGACCACAGATTCGTTATTCTTTAAAAAAGAAATGTTTGATGACGCCTTAATAGGGGTAAAACATTCTATCCCATTAACTACAAATTTTAAAGTATTTAACTATTTTAGTGTTAGTGCTAGTACCAATTTTGATGAAACCTGGACTTTAAACACCGTAGATCGCTTTTACGATCCCGAAACCAACAAAACCATAACTGAGGATTTAAAAGGGTTTGATGCCTATAGAACCTATAATTTTACGAGTAGTATAGGGACTACCATTTATGGATTATTCAATTTTGAAAAGAAAGGACAGGATAAAAAAATTAAGGCGATAAGGCATGTTATGCGACCGAGTGTAAGTTATAATATTAACCCGGCATTCGACAAGTATTATGATACTTTTGAAGTAACTGACATTAACGGTAATCCAATTGAAGAACGTGAGTTCTCGCGCTTTGAAGGTAGTTTATATGGCGCGCCTAACAAAACCTATTCAAGTTCTATTGGTTTGGCATTAGGCAATAATATTGAGGCAAAAGTAAGAGATAGAGATAGCACTAAAACAGAGCCTAAAAAAATAATTATTCTAAATAATTTAAACTTTTCAACATCTTATAATTTAGCGGGGGACTCTTTACGTATTAGTCCGGTGAGAATGACTGGTGGTACCCAATTATTTCAAAATAAAATGAATGTGAATTTTGGAGCCACATTAGATCCTTATGCACTGGATAACAATAATAGACGTGTTGACAAATTTAATATTGATAACGGCGGAAGCCTCTTTAGATTAACAAGTGCCAATCTTACCTTAGGCTATAGTTTAAGTAGTAAAGGCAAAAATGGTGAGGATAGAACTAGTGACCGAAGCCGTAACGAAACACTACAAAGTGGTGGTCGTGATGATGATTTATTTGGTCGTTCTCAGGACTTTGCAGACCAGCAATTTGGTGATAAAGAAGAGGAAGAAGAAGTGCCAAGCGATTTGTATAATGCTAAGATTCCGTGGACTTTGCGACTAGCTTATGCTGTAAACTATTCGAATACAACCAGACAAAATGAAATTTCATCGCATTCTTTAATGTTTTCTGGTGATATTGATATTGCACCGCGTTGGACGGTTGGTGCATCTTCTGGTTATGATTTTAAAAATAAAGGCTTTTCCTATACACAATTGCGTTTTGAGCGTGATTTATTAAGTTGGCGGATGAATTTTAGCTGGATTCCCTTTAGCGCAAGAACCTCATGGAACTTTTTTATAGGCATTAAATCAAGTATATTAAAGGATTTAAAATACGAAAAGCGCAGACAACCCGATCAACGCTTGTAA
- a CDS encoding N-acetylmuramoyl-L-alanine amidase, with translation MKRIFLSITIILTLGVNSTINAQESENEQFIVVLDAGHGGREPGKVAKNGLKEKDITLKIILAVGKELEKNKDIKVIYTRKTDTFVDLFVRGSIANKANADLFVSVHCNAHYSQASGSETYVLGIHRNDTNFEVAKAENSVIFLEDNYKENYGGFDPNSPESFVGLTLMQEAYLDQSIQLAKNIQDNFTYSLKRKNRGVKQAGFIVLHQTVMPSVLVESGFITNNDEGKYLNSSKGQAEMASAISKAILKYKNTVESNISEATYSIEEAIDITPIPSEENIISNVVFKVQIAAGSNILEPKPSNFKGLESVSREKEGAFYKYFYGYTSDYNKIQTMEEYAQKKGFKSAFIVAFKDGKHISLEKALNQGSK, from the coding sequence ATGAAAAGGATTTTCTTATCAATTACAATAATATTAACACTTGGGGTTAATAGCACGATTAATGCGCAAGAATCTGAAAACGAACAATTTATTGTGGTTTTAGATGCCGGTCATGGTGGTCGTGAACCCGGAAAAGTAGCTAAGAATGGATTAAAAGAGAAAGATATTACATTAAAAATTATCTTGGCTGTTGGTAAAGAATTGGAAAAAAATAAGGACATTAAAGTAATCTATACACGAAAAACAGACACTTTTGTCGATTTGTTTGTTAGGGGAAGCATCGCTAATAAAGCGAATGCCGATTTATTTGTCTCTGTGCATTGTAATGCGCATTATTCTCAGGCTTCAGGATCAGAGACCTATGTGCTTGGAATACATAGAAATGATACAAACTTCGAAGTTGCAAAAGCAGAAAACTCGGTAATATTTTTAGAAGATAATTATAAAGAAAATTATGGCGGATTTGATCCTAATTCTCCAGAGTCTTTTGTGGGATTAACGTTAATGCAAGAAGCCTATCTTGATCAAAGTATTCAATTAGCAAAGAACATTCAGGATAATTTTACTTATTCACTAAAGCGTAAAAACCGTGGTGTTAAACAAGCTGGATTTATAGTATTGCACCAAACAGTTATGCCAAGCGTACTGGTAGAATCTGGTTTTATTACAAATAATGATGAAGGTAAATACTTGAACTCTTCTAAAGGACAAGCAGAAATGGCTTCTGCTATTTCAAAAGCCATTCTTAAATATAAAAACACAGTTGAATCCAATATTAGTGAGGCGACCTACAGTATCGAAGAAGCGATAGATATTACTCCGATTCCTTCAGAAGAAAACATTATTAGTAATGTTGTTTTTAAAGTGCAAATTGCTGCAGGATCTAACATATTAGAACCAAAACCTTCTAACTTTAAAGGACTGGAATCTGTTTCCCGTGAAAAGGAAGGAGCGTTTTATAAATATTTTTATGGTTACACTTCAGATTATAATAAAATCCAAACCATGGAAGAGTACGCGCAAAAAAAAGGATTCAAAAGCGCTTTTATTGTCGCTTTTAAAGACGGAAAACACATAAGTTTAGAAAAAGCTCTAAATCAAGGCTCAAAATAA
- a CDS encoding MlaD family protein: MKISREIKTAILVILGIILFIFGFSYLKGNNLLDDSRIIYAEYDNVDGLTPSTPVTINGYAVGKVLEIYFKDASSGVLVVKMDIDTAFEFSKNSQALLYQNGFIGGKAVAIIPAYDGGANAEDGDYLPGTVKAGMTEVLNDRLEPLQHKVEKVMSETDTLLVNFNSIFDKETKANLKASVANLNITITSFNKTTKALNEILESNKSKLSNTLTNAENMTENFSKFSDSLSQINLAGTIKSLQETVEKFDNVLASVERGDGSLGKLLKDEKMYDNLTGASKQMEELLQDMKLNPKRYVHFSLFGKKPKRYDAEGNEIEDSTEDPKD; the protein is encoded by the coding sequence TTGAAGATCTCAAGAGAAATTAAAACTGCCATTTTAGTCATTTTAGGAATAATACTATTCATATTTGGCTTCAGTTATTTAAAAGGCAATAATTTATTAGACGATTCACGTATAATTTATGCAGAATACGATAATGTAGATGGGCTAACACCATCGACTCCAGTGACTATTAATGGTTATGCGGTGGGTAAAGTTCTAGAGATCTATTTTAAGGATGCTAGTTCTGGTGTTTTAGTCGTTAAAATGGATATTGATACGGCATTTGAGTTTTCTAAAAACAGTCAGGCATTATTGTATCAAAATGGGTTTATAGGTGGAAAAGCGGTAGCTATAATTCCCGCCTATGATGGTGGTGCAAATGCCGAGGACGGAGATTATTTACCAGGCACTGTTAAAGCTGGGATGACAGAGGTTTTAAACGATAGATTAGAGCCACTTCAGCATAAAGTTGAAAAAGTAATGTCTGAAACAGATACGCTTTTAGTCAACTTTAATTCTATTTTCGACAAAGAAACGAAAGCTAATTTAAAAGCAAGTGTCGCTAATTTGAATATAACAATTACTTCATTTAACAAAACCACCAAAGCACTAAATGAAATTTTAGAAAGTAATAAGTCTAAATTAAGTAATACATTAACAAATGCTGAAAACATGACTGAAAATTTCTCTAAATTTTCAGATTCTCTGTCACAAATTAATTTAGCAGGGACTATTAAAAGTTTACAAGAAACAGTCGAAAAATTTGATAATGTATTGGCTAGTGTAGAAAGAGGTGACGGCTCTCTAGGGAAGTTGCTAAAGGACGAAAAAATGTATGATAATCTTACAGGAGCTTCTAAGCAAATGGAAGAATTGTTGCAAGACATGAAGTTAAACCCTAAGCGTTATGTTCATTTTTCTCTCTTTGGAAAAAAACCAAAACGTTACGATGCGGAAGGCAATGAAATTGAAGATAGTACTGAAGACCCTAAAGATTAA
- a CDS encoding 4Fe-4S dicluster domain-containing protein has protein sequence MNYLPNIIFAIILIAGIGYFSRNVNKLWRNIKLGQDKDVSDNKSQRWKNMAMIALGQSKMVKRPISGFFHVVVYVGFIIINIEVLEIIIDGLFSGVLYEGHRIGMSFLPEAVYGFLIGSFEILAVGVLIAVIIFWLRRNVIKLKRFLSAEMKGWPKSDANIILYFEVVLMCLFLIMNATDATFQSYNSGNVISQFIAPLFSGLSESSLHLVERSAWWLHIIGILVFLNYLYFSKHLHILLAFPNTYYGKLTPQGQFKNNAAVTKEVMLMMDPDADPFAAPAETETEEAPAKFGASDVQDLSWVNLLNAYTCTECGRCTSECPANQTGKKLSPRKIMMDTRDRLEEVGKNIDANNGTFVDDGKQLLNDYITKEELWACTTCNACVEACPVSIDPLNIIMEMRRYLVMEESAAPMELNNMMTNIENNGAPWPYNQMDRLNWKNE, from the coding sequence ATGAATTACTTACCAAACATAATTTTCGCCATCATCCTCATAGCAGGAATTGGCTATTTTTCAAGAAACGTAAATAAACTTTGGCGTAACATCAAATTAGGTCAAGACAAAGATGTGAGTGATAATAAATCACAGCGTTGGAAAAACATGGCAATGATTGCTTTAGGGCAGAGCAAAATGGTTAAACGTCCTATATCAGGCTTTTTTCATGTTGTCGTTTACGTTGGTTTTATCATCATTAATATTGAAGTATTAGAAATTATAATTGATGGCTTGTTTAGTGGTGTACTATATGAAGGCCATCGTATAGGCATGAGTTTCTTACCAGAGGCTGTTTATGGTTTTCTAATAGGAAGCTTTGAAATTCTGGCAGTGGGTGTTTTAATTGCGGTTATTATTTTCTGGTTGCGTAGAAATGTGATTAAACTTAAACGTTTTTTAAGTGCTGAAATGAAAGGTTGGCCTAAAAGTGATGCTAATATCATCCTCTATTTTGAAGTCGTATTAATGTGTTTGTTTTTAATAATGAATGCCACAGATGCTACTTTCCAAAGTTATAATTCAGGCAATGTTATTAGTCAGTTTATCGCACCACTATTTTCTGGATTATCTGAAAGCAGTCTGCACCTGGTAGAAAGAAGTGCCTGGTGGTTGCATATTATTGGAATTTTAGTATTCTTAAATTATTTATACTTTTCAAAACATTTACACATTTTATTAGCGTTTCCAAATACCTATTACGGTAAATTAACACCTCAGGGACAATTTAAAAACAACGCTGCGGTGACTAAAGAAGTGATGCTCATGATGGATCCAGATGCAGACCCATTTGCAGCTCCAGCAGAAACGGAAACCGAAGAAGCACCAGCAAAATTTGGCGCAAGTGATGTACAGGATTTAAGTTGGGTAAACCTATTAAACGCCTATACGTGTACAGAATGTGGGCGTTGTACGAGCGAGTGTCCGGCAAATCAAACGGGTAAAAAACTCTCTCCACGTAAAATTATGATGGATACGAGAGACCGCTTAGAAGAGGTTGGTAAAAATATAGATGCTAATAATGGAACGTTTGTAGATGATGGTAAACAATTATTAAATGATTATATTACTAAAGAAGAATTATGGGCTTGTACTACTTGTAATGCTTGTGTAGAAGCCTGTCCTGTGAGTATAGATCCATTAAATATCATTATGGAAATGCGTCGTTATCTCGTTATGGAAGAAAGCGCAGCACCAATGGAGCTTAATAATATGATGACCAATATCGAAAACAATGGTGCACCATGGCCTTATAATCAAATGGATAGATTAAATTGGAAAAACGAGTAA
- a CDS encoding (Fe-S)-binding protein, protein MSEQLIVPTMAEMMAEGKQPEVLFWVGCAGSFDDRAKKITKAFVKLLNRANVSFAVLGAEESCTGDPAKRAGNEFLFQMQAVTNIEVMNAYEIRKIVTACPHCFNTLKNEYPGLGGTYDVVHHTQFLKDLLDAGRLTIEGGQFKGKRITFHDPCYLGRANNVYEAPRDLIRKLDAELVEMKSCKSRGLCCGAGGAQMFKDAEPGDKEVNIERTEQALETKPQIIAAGCPFCNTMMTDGVKGKEKESEIAVMDIAELIANAQDL, encoded by the coding sequence ATGAGCGAACAATTAATAGTGCCAACTATGGCAGAAATGATGGCAGAAGGTAAACAACCAGAAGTATTATTCTGGGTGGGTTGTGCTGGAAGCTTTGATGATAGAGCAAAAAAAATAACCAAAGCTTTTGTAAAACTGCTTAACAGAGCTAATGTCTCTTTTGCCGTTTTAGGAGCAGAGGAAAGCTGTACTGGTGATCCTGCAAAAAGAGCAGGGAATGAATTTTTGTTTCAAATGCAGGCCGTTACTAATATTGAAGTAATGAATGCTTACGAAATTAGAAAAATTGTAACGGCTTGTCCACATTGTTTTAATACACTTAAAAACGAATATCCCGGTTTAGGTGGTACTTATGATGTGGTTCACCACACACAGTTTTTAAAAGATTTATTAGATGCAGGACGCTTAACCATAGAAGGGGGACAATTTAAAGGCAAACGTATTACATTTCATGATCCTTGTTATTTAGGTCGTGCAAATAATGTATATGAAGCACCAAGAGATTTAATTAGAAAATTGGATGCAGAGTTGGTAGAAATGAAAAGCTGCAAATCTCGCGGATTATGCTGTGGTGCTGGAGGTGCACAGATGTTTAAGGATGCAGAGCCAGGTGATAAGGAAGTTAATATTGAACGTACAGAACAAGCCTTGGAAACCAAGCCTCAAATTATCGCTGCGGGTTGCCCTTTTTGTAACACCATGATGACAGACGGTGTTAAAGGCAAAGAAAAAGAAAGTGAAATAGCAGTTATGGATATTGCGGAGTTAATCGCTAACGCCCAAGATTTATAA
- a CDS encoding PH domain-containing protein produces MFTNSELNIETLPKAEEVILNPISKSYLTILFINIFIQYGILFGFIILARVFLKEAWVINVFWYVLSVLVFLFVFQSTISYLGFKKRGYALRTQDIIYAKGVLNYKRTTVPFIRIQHLETKQSFIAKKLKLASLHVYTAGESGGDLSINGLPMDEADSINALLTRKINERV; encoded by the coding sequence ATGTTTACCAATTCAGAACTAAACATTGAGACACTACCCAAAGCGGAAGAAGTTATTTTAAACCCAATTTCTAAAAGTTATTTAACCATTCTGTTTATTAATATTTTTATTCAATATGGTATTTTATTTGGATTTATAATTCTGGCACGCGTTTTTTTAAAAGAAGCGTGGGTGATTAATGTTTTTTGGTATGTCTTGTCTGTTTTGGTATTTTTATTTGTGTTTCAAAGCACTATTAGTTATTTAGGCTTTAAAAAGCGAGGTTATGCGCTAAGGACACAAGACATTATTTATGCAAAAGGCGTGTTAAATTATAAAAGAACAACAGTTCCGTTTATTAGAATTCAACATTTAGAAACCAAGCAAAGTTTTATTGCCAAGAAATTGAAGTTAGCTTCACTGCACGTTTACACTGCAGGCGAATCTGGTGGAGATTTATCTATTAACGGTCTGCCTATGGACGAAGCTGATAGCATTAACGCGCTCTTAACCCGTAAGATTAATGAGCGCGTTTAA
- a CDS encoding PH domain-containing protein, with product MSAFNFQEPSRQSVKGIAVLFGLNGYKIIKSLFVLIAAFSYSLISNGAVFGVSINTVLLIFALIVLMVLTRSILQYLNFKFHVSSDDFFLSKGIINKEKITVSKSKIQNIYIKQNVLQQIINVVQLDIETAGDSKAEVKITALSREKAIALKETLLSDSNKQVAIESTESIKEEEEDNIYYKASIRKLLLEGLSQNHIKSFLLIAGFIGGLYSTYEDFLDTLKIGETFEKFMTQNEDSIGFLIVLSFIVLIIALLISVLFSLVNTFLLNFDLQVIEHKKTVEIKKGLFNKVAINLSPSRIQNIEIVTNRLKQYFGLNTLVIKQAMVDKKLHKHFSIVGLSASQVTYLSQKLIKRFKVIQEKAKPEKYYIRILFFKALFPFLFFNSLSFLVFNTSFWVVNLILVPVILVLIYWRYKKAYYSIDAAILVVGSGAVSTITQVLETHKIQAVATKQSIFQKMRRIATVQVFTASKVTDILYVKEDAANAITNYLLYQVESQQKDWM from the coding sequence ATGAGCGCGTTTAACTTTCAAGAGCCTTCAAGACAATCCGTAAAAGGAATTGCTGTACTTTTTGGATTAAATGGTTACAAAATAATTAAAAGTCTTTTTGTATTAATTGCAGCGTTTTCTTATAGTTTAATTAGTAACGGTGCTGTGTTTGGTGTGTCAATAAATACAGTATTGCTCATCTTTGCTTTAATAGTACTGATGGTCTTAACAAGATCAATTCTTCAATATTTAAATTTTAAATTTCATGTTTCCAGCGATGATTTTTTCCTTTCAAAAGGGATTATCAACAAAGAAAAAATAACAGTTTCAAAATCTAAAATTCAAAATATCTACATCAAACAGAATGTGTTACAGCAGATTATTAATGTTGTTCAATTAGATATAGAAACCGCAGGTGACTCAAAAGCAGAAGTTAAGATTACAGCTTTAAGTAGAGAAAAGGCGATAGCTTTAAAAGAAACATTGCTATCGGATAGTAATAAGCAAGTAGCAATAGAATCTACTGAATCTATAAAAGAAGAAGAAGAAGACAATATCTACTATAAAGCATCCATTAGAAAACTGCTTTTGGAAGGTTTGAGTCAAAATCATATTAAAAGTTTTCTACTAATCGCTGGATTTATAGGAGGTCTGTACTCAACTTACGAAGATTTTTTAGACACACTAAAAATAGGAGAGACCTTTGAAAAGTTTATGACTCAAAATGAAGATTCTATTGGTTTTCTTATCGTCTTGTCTTTTATTGTTCTAATAATTGCATTACTAATTTCAGTACTCTTTTCACTGGTAAACACCTTTTTGCTCAACTTTGATTTGCAAGTCATTGAACACAAAAAAACAGTTGAAATAAAAAAAGGATTATTTAATAAAGTAGCTATTAATTTATCACCCTCTAGAATTCAGAATATTGAAATTGTAACGAATAGACTGAAGCAGTATTTTGGATTAAATACACTGGTAATAAAACAAGCTATGGTTGATAAAAAGTTACATAAGCACTTTTCTATAGTAGGATTGAGTGCTTCGCAAGTGACTTATTTATCTCAGAAATTAATTAAACGTTTTAAAGTCATTCAAGAAAAAGCAAAACCTGAAAAATATTATATCCGTATTCTATTTTTTAAAGCGCTTTTCCCTTTTCTTTTCTTTAATAGCTTAAGCTTTCTAGTTTTTAATACCAGTTTTTGGGTGGTAAACTTAATTTTGGTTCCAGTAATTTTAGTACTTATTTATTGGCGATACAAAAAAGCATATTACAGTATAGATGCGGCTATTTTGGTTGTTGGTAGTGGTGCTGTTTCTACCATTACGCAAGTATTAGAAACACATAAAATTCAAGCTGTAGCTACCAAGCAAAGCATATTTCAAAAAATGAGAAGAATAGCTACAGTGCAAGTATTTACAGCATCAAAAGTAACTGATATACTGTATGTTAAAGAAGATGCCGCAAATGCTATAACTAATTATTTATTATATCAAGTAGAATCGCAGCAAAAAGATTGGATGTAA
- the serB gene encoding phosphoserine phosphatase SerB: MTNEIILLNISGQDKPGLTSSLTAVLAQYDAKILDIGQANIHETLSLGILFEIESGESSAPVLKELLFKSYELGIKAKFTPITLDDYEHWVTLQGKDRYIVTILGEKLSAEQISKVTEIISEKNLNIDAIKRLTGRTSLIKKEDYPRASIELSIRGKIEDKADITKKFMQVSRDLDVDIAFQEDNIYRRNRRLVCFDMDSTLIQAEVIDKLAELAGVGDEVKAITEAAMQGEIDFNESFISRMKLLKGLREDVLHDVAINLPLTKGVRRLMDALQSYGFKTAILSGGFTYFGHYLQKELGIDYVYANQLEIIDGVLTGGYLGEIVDGNKKAEYLKEIAEKEGLNISQTIAVGDGANDLPMLNLAGLGIAFHAKPTVKDNAHSSISSIGLDGVLYLLGYHDKHIDLMD, translated from the coding sequence ATGACTAATGAAATTATTTTATTAAACATCTCTGGACAAGACAAACCAGGACTTACCTCAAGTTTAACAGCTGTTTTAGCACAGTACGATGCAAAAATATTAGATATTGGACAGGCAAACATACATGAAACATTATCATTAGGAATATTATTTGAAATCGAATCTGGAGAAAGTTCAGCTCCCGTTTTAAAAGAGTTGCTATTTAAGTCTTACGAACTTGGAATCAAAGCTAAGTTTACACCTATTACACTAGATGATTACGAACACTGGGTCACGCTCCAAGGTAAAGACCGTTATATCGTTACTATTTTAGGTGAAAAATTATCGGCAGAGCAAATATCAAAAGTCACTGAAATAATTTCAGAAAAGAATTTGAATATAGATGCGATAAAACGATTGACTGGTCGTACATCGCTTATAAAAAAAGAAGACTATCCCAGAGCCTCAATAGAGTTGTCTATAAGAGGTAAAATAGAAGATAAAGCCGATATCACTAAAAAATTCATGCAGGTTTCCAGAGATTTGGATGTTGATATTGCCTTTCAGGAAGACAATATTTACAGACGAAACAGACGTTTGGTTTGCTTCGATATGGATTCTACGTTAATACAAGCCGAAGTGATTGATAAATTGGCTGAATTGGCTGGTGTTGGCGATGAAGTAAAAGCAATAACAGAAGCTGCAATGCAAGGAGAAATAGACTTTAATGAAAGTTTTATCAGTCGCATGAAACTACTAAAAGGATTGCGTGAAGACGTGCTTCATGATGTTGCTATTAATCTACCACTTACTAAAGGTGTGAGAAGACTCATGGATGCATTACAAAGTTATGGATTTAAAACCGCTATTCTTTCTGGGGGATTCACTTATTTTGGTCATTATTTACAAAAAGAATTGGGAATAGATTACGTCTATGCAAATCAGCTTGAAATTATAGATGGTGTTTTAACGGGGGGGTATCTTGGAGAGATTGTTGATGGTAATAAGAAAGCAGAATATCTCAAAGAAATTGCAGAAAAAGAAGGGTTGAATATTAGTCAAACTATTGCTGTTGGCGATGGCGCTAACGATTTACCAATGCTTAATCTTGCAGGATTAGGGATTGCTTTTCATGCCAAACCCACGGTAAAAGACAATGCGCATAGTTCTATATCAAGCATTGGATTAGATGGGGTGCTATATTTGTTAGGTTACCATGACAAGCATATAGATTTGATGGATTAG